The Plasmodium coatneyi strain Hackeri chromosome 2, complete sequence genomic interval GCATTTGATAGAAACGGACCAGCTGAAGGTGAGCTCCCCCGACATGCAAATACATTCGCcaggaaaaaagtggagaGTATTGTTGCTTACAATTTAACCACTTTTTTGACCGTTTTATTTGGCGCAAGCGATAATGGGGGAacaccaaaaggggaaaaatacaaCACCTCCATATGCACTATCATTtgctcctccattttgtgtgccctttgtaaaatttctccttctttttttcacctccccCTTTAGATAATTCACGTCTTCAACCAGACACCTTCGAAGGAAGTTTTCGGCTACAGTTTTGACGTCCTCGTTGATGTAGGGAATTGACTCACCAACGCAAACaagcatataaatataattatgcaTTTGCGTGCCATGCGCATCTGCGTGGTGCCACTCCCTCCTGCATGTATTcaccctcccccttttacgtttcctcttcccccccgcagcCGAATGACAACATGCTGGACATCAAAAACAGGATAAGAAAAAGGACCCTCTTGCCAAAGTACATATTCGACAAAATCACCTTCTTCGAGTTTGAGAACGGGCAGAGGATTTGGAGGTCCAACGAAGACACCATCAATTGGAAGAACAAGCAGTTCGCAATCATTATAGGTGagtactttttattttaccgCCCTTACCCGCATTGCgctgtgcatatatgtatacgtatatTTGTGTAGAAGTGCTTATTTGCAGGGGGGTACACACCCTTTTGccattcctttttgcatGCATGTTGCAACGGGTGCCATGGTTTCATACCCCCTCGAGGCTAACATTGCCCCATCTGCCCTTCACCCCACAGGAGAACACCATGCCCCATCCCAGTCGAAGCCCCAAATGGGAATGAAAATAGCATAAGTCTCATGACCCCCTCTCCTCTTCCAACATACACACACGAGCCTTTTCCCTAATTTTTAATCCTTGGCTGCCAAAATGGACATTTCATTGGTTCATAACATTCTCCTAATTCCTATTCAttttaatattaattttactttcagttttaattttatttttaattaatcctttcccttttcatggCCTTACAGTTATTTCATCCACGCTTGGCAGCTCCTCTGGGGCAAGTGCTACATACGGCGAACGTTGTACTACATGTGGTGCATGCATGATGCGATTACGTACATATCCTAGTACGCCAATCACAACGCTGCATGCATGTTTGCCAAAATGTGCAGGCATATCATAGTGCTATGTTTGCCTGCCCTCTTCACTTTTCCCCTACAACAGTTGTATAATTAATTAATGCaaagaattaaagaaaaggagtttCCATTATTAATTATACTTTGATCACCCTCGTTGTGTGCATGTATTACTGCACACTTGTGCCCAGTGCGATTTCCTCCTATAAGTGTAGAGAAAAATTAGAGGCTTcttaatttcccccctttttctttttttttttttttaagaacgtCCTTCAATCATAtacaaacaaatgaacactcgctatgattatttttcctacacAGAGTGGTAcatcttttttctcttaaccttttttcctttttttgatttaatattttttttctgtttaaccTACTTATTCCTAAAGAAATGAGGAACCTTCCTACTTTCGTTCTTCTCTCcaacctttttcttttttttttcctatttcttttaagaaaaaagaaaaaaagaaaaaaaaggaaggtgggtAATCCCTtctctactttttttctttttgaagaatgcaaaaaagggggggagtacCGAGGTAGAATGTATAAGAACAGGGATAGGTTGCATACAGgaattttttgtcctttcgttttttcctaacgaaaaaaaaaaaaaagaagaaaaaaaaaaagaaaggaagggaaaaaaaaataaagaaagaacggaaaaaaaaaaaaaaagtaaggaaaaaaaagaatagattaatattagaagaaaagaaaaaggaaagaaaaggaaaataagaaaaagaaaaaaaatttccttagatgaaaaaaaaaaaaagtaaaaaggaaaagaggagagTAGGAtggttatttcttttaaggaaaggtaagaaaaaattaaaaagagaagaagaaaaagaaagagagggAAGTTCGCaattccattccttcttcctctccttcccctttttttttttgaagaatgCAAGTGAactgtaaggaaggaaaagtagaggaaaggggaagggaagggttgcttcttcttcttcttcatctgtAATGCGAATGCTGTGTATACGAggtagggggaaaaatttttccttttctttttttttttttttttataggaaATACAATGCATAAGAGGAGGGGAAAGGTTGTTCCTCAtattctctctttttcttaGAATCATGTAATGtataagggaaggaacgGGTAAGGTTGCTACTcccttctttaaaaaattcagaaGTGCATTCAAaaattgttcttcctttttttttttaggagaGTATTGTGTGTATGAGGAGggttattttccttctgtttttaaaaggaatgcAATGCATAAGAAAggttgtttctccttttttctcagaggaaaaggaataaaagggaaggaaaaagtggtGAATGTTGCCTTCGTGATATAACTGGTCgtaaaatgataatatgaGTAATGGACGTAGAAAATGTGTTACGTGTAATATTCGGTGAAATACTGTTTTTATTTGATAAATAATAGAGTGAATGAATAgtcgaaaaaaatgccttcaGATGTGGTATTCCAGgagttgaaggaaaaatggttaaATGAAGCAGGAACTAATGTGGGGAGGGATCCAGGCACACGGGAGGTATGACAGTGTAATGTGCACtatatgtagaaaaaatgtatatccCTATATCGGACTATATTATTCCACTGTAatagtaaatatataatgcacaaagaacatatatatatattacctTAACTTATAGACAGCATTAGGTAAAAGAATATTACATTGGACTACCgaaatattagaagaaatggcaaaaaaagatGATACGTTAAGTTATAAAGAGCTGTGTGAAGGGATAGAGGGAGTAGCAGGGAGCATGACAGAACAGGAGAAAAGGGTATGTGAATTCATTTTAAAGAACTTATGgagtatgaaaaaaaagagtcaatgcagaaaaggaaacattaattcagaaatgaaagaatacGTCCGATGTACAGTAATGAAAGCATGGTCAACTTTGTACCTACGTGAACATTGCAATGAGGGGCATGTTATTCAGAAGGCATTTagtaaaatgaaggaattgAACCATACACTCAGTACCATAGGAAGTTCAGGCCAAGAGTTTAATACAGGGGTTCAGTGTAAAGAATGTGATTATAGTGAAGTATTGGAACCTATGAACATATTAAAGAAAATCGATATGTTAGGAATTATTCTTCAAgctataagaaaaaaaaatgaagttatGAAATTAATAAATGGAGGAACAAAGAAGGTGGATTGTGATAAAGACCAACCTAATGTATCAGGAGGAAGTCTTCCGGACAATAGTGATATAATAAGTGCGATGAGTACAGGTCAAACAACGGATCAgcaacaaagaaaaaagcacatTAACCCCGAACAGTATAAATACTTTGCACAATTAATGGAAAGGTGGTTACATCACAGAGGAATAGCTGGAAATAATGTAAATATAATACTTTagataatatataataatacatatgcTTAATTAGTTAAAATATACTTGTGTAACTACATTATAACcaggaaaaatgtgtattatatgcacaaataCATTACTCTAATTCATCCATATAGGACGAAATATGGAAAGattttaagaaaatattCGATGATATGATTGAAAATATAGGCGAGGACAGCACGGAAGAACCAATGTACTGCGATATggaaaatgatgaaggaTTAAAATTAGGGAAGGACCATGACGGTAAAGCTCtatgtaaaatattaattaGAATATTCTACTGGATAGATGGATTAAAACAAGTCCATGAAGAATCTGTAAGATGGTGGCATTGGCAGAAGAAAGACAAAGGGAACAGTATTATTGGTGACCCTGAGCTCGAAGATTACCTACGATGTATAATGGGAAGAATAATTATGTTAGAAATGTTTGGAGAACATTgtaaaatggggaaggttTCTACATTCGTGGAACAGGCTCTTAATGTAATGTTAGTATTTCATGATGTTCGGAATGTGCACGAGAAATGTGATAGCATGGATTTTGAAAGTTTAGGAATAGGCGGAAAATTATTCTGGGATGAAATAAGGAAGTGGGTACAGGACGgtaaagggaaagaaaatatagTTAGGGGTATAAGAGATCAAGGGAAAAATTGCCCTGAGAGCAGTAATTTAAAGGATATAGGTAAAAATATGAGTgataacgaaaaaagaagtacTGTAAAATTATTAGGGGTAAAAGATATAGAAAATTTACGGAAATTAATTGAAAAGAAGGATCATgttgtaaaagaaaagacaAACGAAGTATTGGATataataaaggaggaaaaaggagacacCGAAGgtataaggaaaatattGGAGCAGGTTTATGACAATTTGGACGACCTActtaagagaaaaatggcAGAACGAAATGGGAAGGAGGGACAACCGATCTCTTCAACATTACCTGGTAGAAGTGACCCCCAAGAAGATCCACCAGCACCCGCATCATCTGGACCAAAAGGTAAGTAACAATtttaggagaaaaaaaaaaaaaaagaagacatagaaatatttttataaggaaaaaacaaggaGAGTGAGGAGCACTTCtaagtaaagaaaagaagaaggagaaaggggAAGTGAAAGAGATACAGAGGAGGACGAGAATGTAAGGAGTTGggggaaagaggaaaaggcaAGTGAACATTTTAGGAAAGAAAGGGTGGTCTAATGAGGTTGAAGGGAGGATGTatgggaggaaggagggtctaaggaggaggggaaggaaaggatgtctaagaaggaggaaggaagggtctaaggatggaaggaaggtaatgGAGGTCTAGGTAGGAAAGGAAATGGAGGTCTAAGgcgatggaaggaaaggagggtctaagaaagggaaggaagggggtgaGGGGGatgaaagaaagaggaggaagtgaaGGTATGGGTtccggttttagggtttagggtataggAATTCGGATTTCGGTTTTagttttagggtttttaCGGTTATAGGAAtcggatttcgggtttagggttcagggtttattgCGTGGtgtttaataaaaaacgGGTATGTTTGGTAAGAGGGAAAACTCGTCGCAGACAGGCCAACCGGAGAAGGGGGATGAGAACCGGACAAAGGGGAACCCGATAAGGGGGATAATCAGACAAGGGGAAGAACTGAACAGGGGGTGAAATGAAAAGGGTTGAAATGGACTAGGGGGAGGAACTAGATAAGGGGGAGAACTGGACATGGGGGGAATGAAACCGAACAAGGGTGTCCAACCGGACAACCCTGGTCCAATCTGacagggggaaaggaaaccggacaggggagggaaggaaccgAACAACCTGGGTCCAATCTgacaggggggaaggaaccgaTGGTAGAAAATGTGGAGGGGATAaacgaataataataaggaGGGGGTGGATGGTGGGGTATATTCCATTATCCTCCTGAAGGGAGgatataagaaaaagaaggaaagaaagaaaaaaaagaaagaggagaaagaaaggaattgtaggaaggaataaaggaaagagatataaaaaaaaaggggaaaagaaagatataaaagagaaggataatgaaaaaggaagaagaaaaaaaaaaaaaagaggaattgtagaagaaagaagaatctACCCCCTACTATTCATGTATTTACTTTGTTGTCCGCTTATAGATAAGGAATGTAAGGAGGAGAGTGACTTATGTAAACGTGCAAATTGCGTAACAACGAATTGGTTTAGGGACAGGATAACGGGGGGCAACCAGAAACAAACTTGGGTAAGAGAAACAATATATTGTCCACTGTAATTAATGGCACCACTATAAGGAAGAGAAtagtattttttatacataagTGCAAGGGGAGAGGGAGAAATCACGACGACGAaccctttatatatacattgagggtacacatatatgtgttccatttcttccttcctccttttttcttcctgtacAGTGTGTATTTTGGAATGATGACGTCAAAGGATTATTGGATAATCTGTCTAAGGCTATGACCGATACAAATACAGGAGAGAAGGGTATATGCAAGAACGTAGGGAACACAGATGGTACACCGCATGCAGAAGCAAATAGAAAAGCTTGTGAATACATCGTTAAAGGTttagaatacatatataagattAAGGAATCTGGGAGTTGGGAAGATGCtcagaaagaaaggaagaagaaggacaacCAAATATTTGGTCAAACTATGTCGTGTGTCTTACTGAATATGTATGCAGATGAATTGATCAAAAAATCGAAAGATGAAGAATGtgaaattaaagaagaaaaaataaaagaaatgtttGATAAAGGAAATAGTAAGAAGGGTGAATGGTGTATGAGCAATGGTGGTGCTTGTATTGAATGTACCAGGCAGGTAGATCTAAGTTGTAAATTGAGCGTGGAAGAGGGTCTATgggacaaaaatggaagtacAAATTGCATGGCGGacaatgaaaatataaagaacaaagtagaaaaaatgctTAATGACGATGACAGAGTAAAACGAACTATAAACAGCATATGTAAGcgaaatctttttttttttctcaaaccTACCCACCTACCATACCACTGAACAGGACCGGACAAGGTGGGAAAGGTAACGgataaaggggggaaggaaaccggaacaagggggggaaggaaccggaaaagggggaagcgaACAAGGGGTGTGAACTGAACAAGGGGTGTGAACTGAACAAGGGGTGTGAACTGAACAAGGGGTGTGAACTGAACAAGGGGGGTGAACTGGACAGGGGGGTGAACCGAAACCGGACATACAATAATTGACGAACGTATGTCTATACCATTATCATGCGCAAGACAAttaatttcctcctttccttccttcccataGGCAGAGATTGTAGCAAGAAAACTGACCTATGTGAACGTTTGGAGTGCATAGCACATAATTGGTTCGAGGACAGAATAGATCACAAAGGGACAAAGAAGAGCTGGGTAAGGAAACATTACTGTTTGTTGTAATTAATGTGactgtaatatatatagtacctcttatatataatgaagaaagatGGCCCGACCATGAATCTTATGCATGTATTTtgagtgtacatatatgttccattcttccttctgccttttctttttgcagtgtacattttgggaTCCGGACGCCATAAATAGACTGAAGGAACTATCTGAAGGAATAACAAAGGAGGGCGCAACCATCGATCCAGCATGTGAAGACACTAATGGAAGGAATACTATAATAACGgacacagaaaagaaggctTGTGGGTTCATTACTGCTGGGTTAAAGTACATTTATGGCATTACGGAAAATAAGACAGAGCCGAACAGGAAGAAAGCAAGGAATAATAGACTAACAGAACAAACCATGGGCTGTCTCCTATTAAATGCATATGCGGACAAATTAATGCGGGAGGTTAAACGCCCCTGTTACattacagaaaaagaaataaaagatatGTTTGCTAAAGGAAATAAGAACATAAAAACATGGTGTAAAGAAGGGGAGGGTAAATGTGTTCAATGTGAAAGGGATACAAGTTATGCAAAGTGCAAACTAAGCGTGGATACTTCCCTCCGGAATGAAAACGGAAAATGCTATCAGGAAAAAGATGATATAGGACCCAAAGTGGAGAAAGTGTtcgaggaagggaaaaaagacacaaaaaatagaccgaaaataaaggaagctCTGGGTGCTATAAATACTATAAATAAGATAAATGATACCTTATGTGATCGTGTAAAGTGTATATACTATAGGTGGGGTGAAAACAGGAAAGTTAACGGAGGGTACCAATCTTGGGTAAGGAACACTGTTTCGCACTGTAGCTGAGGGCAAAAGACCAATGAGTGGatagtgtgcatatattatactCCCTTATATTGGGGAAGTACAACCACATATTGTAcactatatatgtacgcctgcgtatatgtatatatatacatatatatatgtaggactgtatatatacgtatatatatatatatataccgacatatatatatgtatatatatgttccatctttttcttctatgtaGGATTTGTTTTGGGATAACGACGTCGAGACTAGACTGAAGAACTTGTCTGCTGCTGTGACTAAAAGGAatggggaagaggaagaactatgtaaaaatattggAACGGGAGATGGAACAGATTCAGGAGCAAACAAAAATGCTTGCAAATTCATTGTTAGGGGGTTAGAACACATCTACAAAATTACAAAGGGGGCTGAGGGCGGGCAGCAGAAGATAGACGATAATCTCATATTTCACCGAACTTTCTCTTGTATCTTActgaatatatatgcagatCTACTgatcgaaaaaaaggagaattgtATTACTGAACAAACTATAACTGATGCATTTACTAAGGGGAACACAAAGATGGATGAATGGTGTAAGGATAATGTTAATGGTGATTGTGTAACATGCACAAGGGATAAGGACTATGAATCTTGCAGAATAAGCAAAGAAGACGGAAACACAATAGGGAAGAGAATGAAAGATGACCTAGGGAAGAATCaacaaataaacaaaacTCTCCAGGATCTATGTCCAACCAAACCACAAGCTACGAAGCCTGCTGCTGCTAAAGCTGCCCCAGAAGAAGCAGCTACACCAGGAAAAGTTGGAAGGGCCGATCTTAGTGCAACGGGGGATGGTGCCCTACTACCACAACCAGCACCATCAGCACCAGCATCCGGAGTACATCCGCCACGATCACAGCAGCCAGATAAATCTAGTACTAAAAGTCACACAGATGCAGAAGGGAAAGGTAAGTCcaaaaataaggaatgtgAAAATAATGAAGTCCAAGGAGGTGAGGCAGAAGCTATGAAATGTCTTGGTCTGGACGATCATACTAATGTTCAAACGTGTGTCGGTACTGATTGTAACTTACAGgatgattttttaaaaagtggaacaTTCTCTTATACTGGAGAATATGGAACTGTTACTACCACAAAAATTAATTCCACCACCTCAGGTCCAGATCCTACAATTAGTACGCAAACTCCTGTGGACACATCATCTGAGATAGGTAAGAATGATTCAGGGAGTGAACACTCCCTTCCTTCGTACCACCACTTTCCTACCATCTTCCACAGTAGTGTGTACCCAGGAAAGGCTGCACCCAGCACTATTGGCCTAATAACAACTCCCCATTATACTAAAGTCACCCTTcccttattctttctttagGTCAAGCAGGAAATGACCAAACTGCTCAAGGTACTGGTGGTGGAGGTGCTGGAATTCCAGGTATTGGTGTCCCTGGGGCAGGTATCCCTGTAGTTCCAGGTGCAGGTGTTCCAGGATCCGTTAGTCCTGCTGCTGGCCCTTCTTCAGAAGGTGGCTCCGGGCAAGATGCTGGTAGTAAGGGTCCAACTAAGACTGACGGAACAGGTGACCAAACTGGTTCAAAGAGTGTCCCGAAAACTTTTCCGAAGGTAATACCAGCACAAGCTCCTTTAGCACCATCATTCTCCCCAACGTCACCACAACCATCACCTGTTCCAGCAACAGAAACAACAACACCAGTTGTTCCTGCCGCAGTCAGTCACCGCAGAGACCACCCTAATCTTACCCCATACATTCCTTTAATCCCTGTGTTCCTTGCTATTTCTGCTATGAGTTATttactttggaaggtaaaaaagacaaaaggagaaaatattttttccgcaaaaagaaaaaaaaaaaaaacgcgggaaaaaaacacggaaaaaaaaaaaaaaaaagaaaaaaaaaacttaaagcGAATGAATGAGTGCGGGgttgtgtgtaggatttcgcattttagggggtaTGTGTacaggatttcgcattttagggggtaTGTGTacaggatttcgcattttagggtgtgtatgtaggatttcgcattttaggggtgtatgtgtaggatttcgcattttagggagtgtgtatgtaggatttcgcattttaggggtgtatgtgtaggatttcgcattttaacggggtttgaagtagtaattagtGTTGCATGAACAACAGTTCGCATGCCtgttaaagaaacattttctccctttcttttttcctttcttctttttagtattttttcttcctcggtaaaaaaagacgacgttacaaaagagctcatcaagtacgtggtccagCCTTACAGGAACAACTCcttgatcatgtggacgaacaggcagatggtccacatgaatataccttagtaaaggagcgaaaacaaccaagatctgctccagaaagaacaaaaagggaaaaaaaacagggtgTTGGTCGCCCTGTTGTTCACcgtaccattattgatatccatttagaagccttagacgaatgtcagaaaggggacctgcattcgacgaaggaagacttttttgaaattttggttcaagaattcatGGGGAACGAATTcataaaagaacaaaaggttcctgaagaagaaattccTACGGAACACGTTCctagttcagattccgggtttaaggaggaagacgttgttcctaaggaaagtgttcttaaggaagaaattcttAAAGAATATGTTTCTgcggaacaggttccatgttcagattccgtgtttagggaggaagacctttgttccaaaggaaagTGTTTCTAAGGAGCAGGTtgcaagttcagattccgggtttacggggtagtaaatatttttttttttttattttttttttcgttttctacaaaagtgtttacatgttcagattccgggtttcagggtgtagtaaatgtatattttttttttttgtttggtTTGTATAAAATTGTTTATGCCCATGTGGGTCAATATGGGTCaagaaaaatgttcttcCAGTTTATTCTGATTTGtttggtgaattttttctattgaaGAATTAGAAAGTGttgcttaaatttttttgttgtaggtttctttaccttcataaatttttttatcttaataatttttttgttcttttttttatacataaatacttttttgaagaggtcagttttttttttttttttttttttactgtatACCTTTTCATTCCACCCCGCGTTACCGGCACACTACGCgcattttttactatttaatttatttccccccaccatttgtcatttttgttttcttacctttgttttttcttccaacttTTGAGCggcaaaatgtaaaaaagtcCACTTACGCGTTAGCCATTGAAAACGGAAAACAGAGCGTCGCACGAAGGGCAAACGGGCTTGCAGTTGTCCTTCGGGGGAGCACAACGTGgttattgttatttctttGGGGAGCATCCCCGTCTaggtttttttcctattgGGGCAAGCTTGCGGCGAACCATCTCCAGTCATGTGCGAGAGtttttcattcattcgtAACCCCATCAACAAGTGCTGTCCACACAGTGAATATACAAGCGCTCAAATGGACTGACCGCTGGGAGCAATTTTATGCACATCTTTCGCCTCCCCTGTGCCGCGCAAATTTTGGTAATTCAACGAGAAGCCCCTTCTGCAAATGGGTAGCAGATGGGGGAAGAACGACCATGTCGGAAAAATACAACCTTTCAAAATTCACCCCTTGTAAATCGCAAAAACAGATGTGtagaaatgggaaaataaaaaaaaaaaaaaaatttcctctaAAGGTGCTGTATTGGTATTCCATTAAAAACGCGCTTCACTCTGTTGCCCAATCGGTTAAAAAAACGGGAAACACTAAAAGCAAGCACAACGCTTTTTTCATGCTAAGTCGGTTCTCATTTCGAGCAAGCAAAAGTTATTTGtcgacaaaataaaaatgcgaacgtgcgttttttttttttttttttttcctttccgctTGCGTTCCATTTGTGAGGGGCCTGGTTTATGCTTCTTTCATgctgcccccttttttttatgcctaTTTCGGTTGGCattgtattctttttttctttttcctcctttatgtGAGCAATCTTTGTAACTTCTCTTCGGAAGGTTAACTCGTGCATGTAACTGCCCATGTAGCACTTGCATGTGCCGTTACCTTTGCGAGCTCGAGTTAAGGCAGTTCCCCTGAGCGCACATGAATGTTGCTCAACCTTGAGGGGGGATATTTGGATGTAAGCatttatgtatgcatatatattcatgcatGTATGCTAAGAGAACCAACTGGTAGGCCTTTTCTCCCCAGCAAGTGCTTCATCAAACGCCACAGCTGGGAAAACTCAAACATTTGTAAAAAGTATGATTAAGTGAAACAGCGCCAAGTGAGATTATCCCACTGTTGAACAGTGTTCCAAGCGGCTCTACTCCAGAGGAACGAATCCTTCCGCTTCCTACCACATGGCAAAATGATCAAAATTGACAAAGAACTGGAGATCAACGTGCGCGATTTGGCGCACGACTTGaaccttttttacaaaaaaagtgaagccATTGGGAACATAGGACGAACGGAAAACGCTCGAAGCAGACGTTGCTCTGACAGAAGAACGGTGTCCAAGTATGGAGACACAGTCACCATTTCTTTGGAAAGGCACATATTCATTTGTGTGCGGCGAAGCAACACCTGGAGGGTTTTCCGGCACAACAGTAAGGGGAGATAGGGAGAGCTGGGGAGGGTGCCTATTAAAGGGGAACCACAATTGGGACGCTCCTTCATTCCCTACTTGGAATAATTCAAGCACAGACTTGAAAAGGCAAATAAATAGAGTCCCCCCCAGCAGCATACCGTAGTTACGATAACGTTTGACGCACATTCTCCATGGATACTTGTTCACAAAGTTGTACCTTTACCCTCCCACCCCGAACGCAGGCTcccaaaaaattgacaaatgCATATGCATCTCTGAATCGGACGTGCTCGTGTTGCAGAGGAACAACCACATATCCGTGCAGGCGTTCGAACGGatagataaaaataaacagtTAAACGAAATCAGATTGTTGAGGAAACAGGACCTCTCATCGAGTGCCCTTTTCTTCTGCGTACATCAGGGTTCCATTTACATTGTCGACCGGAATGGGGCACTACTGGTAAGACATtacaaaaaggggtgaaCTCCGTCGTGTTAAATTCAGTGGCCTGCTCGGACTTGCGGCTACATATAGGCGTGACCCACCAGCATATGATTTGCTCACGGATGGATAAGTTAAGCATAGGTGCATCCCCCTGTAGTATATCACCATGTGGACGCGCCATAACTCTCTTCATCAtgtcattattatttttttttcttttttactgaaGCAAACAGATGTGGAAGACTGCCTGAACGCCGGCATTTCCCCAAAGCAGATCGAACATTTTCACTTCCAAAAAGG includes:
- a CDS encoding SICA antigen; this translates as MYLLCCPLIDKECKEESDLCKRANCVTTNWFRDRITGGNQKQTWCVFWNDDVKGLLDNLSKAMTDTNTGEKGICKNVGNTDGTPHAEANRKACEYIVKGLEYIYKIKESGSWEDAQKERKKKDNQIFGQTMSCVLLNMYADELIKKSKDEECEIKEEKIKEMFDKGNSKKGEWCMSNGGACIECTRQVDLSCKLSVEEGLWDKNGSTNCMADNENIKNKVEKMLNDDDRVKRTINSICRDCSKKTDLCERLECIAHNWFEDRIDHKGTKKSWCTFWDPDAINRLKELSEGITKEGATIDPACEDTNGRNTIITDTEKKACGFITAGLKYIYGITENKTEPNRKKARNNRLTEQTMGCLLLNAYADKLMREVKRPCYITEKEIKDMFAKGNKNIKTWCKEGEGKCVQCERDTSYAKCKLSVDTSLRNENGKCYQEKDDIGPKVEKVFEEGKKDTKNRPKIKEALGAINTINKINDTLCDRVKCIYYRWGENRKVNGGYQSWDLFWDNDVETRLKNLSAAVTKRNGEEEELCKNIGTGDGTDSGANKNACKFIVRGLEHIYKITKGAEGGQQKIDDNLIFHRTFSCILLNIYADLLIEKKENCITEQTITDAFTKGNTKMDEWCKDNVNGDCVTCTRDKDYESCRISKEDGNTIGKRMKDDLGKNQQINKTLQDLCPTKPQATKPAAAKAAPEEAATPGKVGRADLSATGDGALLPQPAPSAPASGVHPPRSQQPDKSSTKSHTDAEGKGKSKNKECENNEVQGGEAEAMKCLGLDDHTNVQTCVGTDCNLQDDFLKSGTFSYTGEYGTVTTTKINSTTSGPDPTISTQTPVDTSSEIGQAGNDQTAQGTGGGGAGIPGIGVPGAGIPVVPGAGVPGSVSPAAGPSSEGGSGQDAGSKGPTKTDGTGDQTGSKSVPKTFPKYFFFLGKKRRRYKRAHQVRGPALQEQLLDHVDEQADGPHEYTLVKERKQPRSAPERTKREKKQGVGRPVVHRTIIDIHLEALDECQKGDLHSTKEDFFEILVQEFMGNEFIKEQKVPEEEIPTEHVPSSDSGFKEEDVVPKESVLKEEILKEYVSAEQVPCSDSVFREEDLCSKGKCF